From one Coffea eugenioides isolate CCC68of chromosome 11, Ceug_1.0, whole genome shotgun sequence genomic stretch:
- the LOC113752236 gene encoding abscisic acid receptor PYL4-like: MVFQLPPTVSSDHNPVLQPNECSFTLFQTIAAPASVVWALVSDFENPQRYKPFVRSCRIIDGQANQVGCLRRVDVASGLPASYSIERLEILDHDQRIFGFSIVSGDHRLSNYRSIMSLHPNGGDETVVVETYVIDAAEANTKEETCAFVDTIVKLNLRTLSRVAEDLAGKAQQQV; this comes from the coding sequence ATGGTTTTTCAGCTTCCCCCAACCGTTTCCAGCGACCACAACCCTGTTTTGCAGCCGAACGAATGTTCATTTACTTTGTTCCAAACTATCGCAGCTCCTGCCTCCGTCGTTTGGGCTCTGGTTTCCGACTTTGAAAATCCTCAACGCTACAAGCCGTTCGTGAGATCCTGTAGAATCATAGATGGCCAGGCGAACCAAGTCGGATGCTTACGCCGTGTGGATGTCGCGTCAGGACTTCCAGCCTCCTATAGCATCGAGCGGCTGGAGATTCTTGATCATGATCAGCGCATCTTCGGGTTCAGCATTGTCAGCGGCGACCACCGGTTGTCGAACTATCGCTCGATCATGAGCCTACACCCCAATGGCGGCGATGAGACGGTGGTTGTGGAGACGTACGTGATTGATGCGGCCGAGGCCAACACGAAAGAAGAGACGTGTGCCTTTGTGGATACGATCGTGAAACTGAACTTGAGGACCCTTTCCAGAGTTGCTGAGGATTTGGCGGGCAAAGCGCAACAACAggtttga
- the LOC113752237 gene encoding uncharacterized protein LOC113752237: MIRIHRFDNNAPSSLLNHSHSGFLSPAPSIFECLDANMSAKGMRISVSTEEELGSSMERKDAADDFGEPVVRGEEGFLSSVLKLHIFMVGIWEIDELGCLIICLFTPTEVDDKNKREDVYLQTVYLKKCLTTGNV; this comes from the exons ATGATCAGAATTCATCGTTTTGACAACAACGCCCCTTCTTCTCTCCTCAATCATTCCCACTCCGGCTTCCTATCTCCTGCCCCATCA ATCTTTGAGTGTTTGGATGCGAATATGTCAGCTAAAGGGATGAGAATATCAGTAAGTACAGAGGAGGAACTTGGCAGCAGTATGGAGAGGAAAGATGCCGCCGATGACTTTGGAGAACCTG TGGTCCGTGGTGAGGAAGGTTTTTTGAGTTCAGTTTTGAAATTGCACATATTCATGGTTGGCATTTGGGAAATTGATGAACTCGGATGTTTGATCATTTGTT TATTTACTCCAACAGAGGTAGATGACAAGAATAAGCGTGAGGATGTGTATCTACAAACAGTGTATCTTAAAAAGTGCTTAACCACAGGGAATGTATGA